The Erinaceus europaeus chromosome 4, mEriEur2.1, whole genome shotgun sequence genomic sequence taaaaaaatcagtgaaataaTCCAACCTGTTAGGAGACTAATTTGAATTTCCAAAGttctagaggtcccaggttcaatccccagcacctccataagccttggcatatcccatgtgccagaactgagtagtgctctggtatttctttctctctctctctctctctctctctatatatatatatatatatatatatatatatatatatacacccttttttgttgcccttgttttataattgtagttattattgttgttgttattgatgtcattgttgttggataggacagagagaaatggagagaggaggggaagacagagagggaggagaggaagatagatacctgcagacctgcttcattacctgtgaagcgactgaagcgactcccttgcaggtggggagccgggggcttgaaccgggatccttactccggtccttgctttttgcaccacctgcgcttaacctgctgtgctaccgcctgactcctccttccttccttccttccttccttccttccttccttccttccttccttccttccttcctaccttcctttctcttgttaaaaaaaaaaaaacttaggtggacaagatagctcacttggatactatgtttgctttgtcttgtgcacaacccaggtttaaatccagcccccactgcactgagggatgCTCCAGTGgtgtggtgtttttctctcttactTACTGTTCTTTATGTAGAGTGTCATGCAACTGCTGCCGGGTGGGGCAAGACAAATGTCAGATCCCAGAAGGCATCCTATCTCCTTGGTCTCCAGGAGGCACCGATAGCAGCGCAGGTATTTAGGAAGCTGAGCTGGTTGAGCTATGTCTTGATAGATTGGCATGAGCTGACCTAGAACATAGAGAGAAGCACTAACCCCAAATCCCTATTCACCCAAGTTCCAAGTTGATCAACACCAATGTTTCTCTCCACCGTTCTATCTCAGACCGTAAAATTACCAGTTcttggagttagtgtattgcactaaagtaaaagactctggggtgggtggtggggggagagtataggtcctggaaaaggatgacagaggacctagtgggggttgttttgttgtgtggaaaactgagaaatattatgcatgtgcaaactattgtattcactgtcaaatgtaaaacattaatcccccaataaaggaaaaaaaaagaagaaagaaaaaaaatcaccagttcTTTTAAATCATCTGCCAGAAACTTtagtcagttaaaaaaaaaaaaaacacctctgttCTCTATTCTTATACCTCCTGAAACAAGGAactcatttatttagttatttattcattcaacatgTATTTGAGGGGTTAACATATAGTAAGTGTTGTAAGCATTTAAGTTCAAGGGTTAGACTGAGGTTGCCCATTCCATCCTTGAGCAGCCTTTTGAGTAGCCTCACTAGGATAATTATTCCTCTAGGACTTTGTTTCACAATCCAGCATCCCCTGCCcccaactttctctctcttctacatATAACCTACAGTTTTAACATTTGTatctaatttcttattttttaattttttaaatttattattattatttaatatttatccccttttgttgcccttgttgttttttattgtagtagttattgttgttgttactgatgtcatcattgttagataggacagagaaaaatggagagaggagaggaatacagagagggggagagaaagagacacctgcagacctgcatcacagaCTCCCCtgcttgggagccaggggcttgagccaggatccttgcgccggtcctttcactttgtgccacccatgcttaaccagctgcactactgcctgacccctttttaaaatgttttattatatttatttatttattgtatagagtcagttataaattgagagggggtagtgagggagagagacagagagatacctgcagtactgcttcacttgtgaagctttctgcaggtggggactggggcttgaaccctggtcctagcgcattgtaacgtgtgaaccaagtgtgccactacccagccccccaactCACTTTTAATTatactatcttttttatttgttcatttcacAGCCACCAGCTTGATTGTGCTTTTTAATCTGTAATGCTTAGAAGCGAAATCATTACAGGACAAAATTATCGGTATTGTGAAGACAGAAGAGTTTAGGTCTCCCAGGGCCACATTCTTTGATTCTTTGTTTAGTGATTTTATCACTGGACAGATTAATTTTGAACTTTGTCCGCCTGAGCCCTCCCCAACTACATACCAAAATACCTTCCTCTGATTCCAGGCCCAAACCACATGTTAATAAGTACCTACATCCAGCAGGGCACTTGGTATGAGGCAGATCctgaacaaatattttaaatcctTTTCCCATATAGATGGTACTTTGTAGtcaaatggggtgggggtggggtcgttTATCAGATTGGATTCAGTCTTGTTCTGGATTTTGGTGCTGCTGCAGTTTAGCATGTGCCCTGAACCCTCCTTATTTTGTTTGGCCCACAGatttgaatatttttcctttagtatcttctttcatttcttgtatttatttattaaaacacaATCTTTTGTTGTTATCACCAGGGCTATACCACTCTGGGTCAAATTTTTCcacatagaaaaagagagagaaggagagacagcatagcaccagagcttcccccaatATGCTGGTAACTCCCTATGGTGTACTGGGGCCTTGAGTCTGGGTTGCACGCAAAGCAAGGCAAATGCCTTCTCAAGTGAGTTATCTCAGCAGCCAAAGCGTTCGCTTTCAGATCACTGCTGTTGACTGGAACAGCCCTCAAGTGCTCACTAGGAATATCCTTCAGATGGAATATCAGTCTATTGCTAGGGCATTATCACCACTGAGCCCACCCATCCTATCTTTCCTTTCTGGGCTGGGTTTACCTGTGAATCCTATACAGGTGTCCCTAGATACCTGTTGTCTGGGTTTCTCTATTCAGCAGGCTAGGAGACCCTTCTACCTAAAACCACTTACCAAATACCAAGCTCATCCTGGTCAGCACTATTAAGAGGATCATGTGCAGGACTCGGGGAATGCTTTGGAGGCCCAGGAGCCCTAGATTCCAGTTACTTCCAGGGCCTGCCATAAAATAAATGACTGCTTATCAGCCTCAAGTTCTGGGCTTTTATTGATGAAAGAGAAGTTGGCTAAGCGGAAGGAGAAAAGCAACATTCTTCTGGGGTGGAGATCTGTGCCAGAAAAGTCAGAGGAACAGAGTGTCCTCACCCACAGCCACTCTGGGTCCTAAGATCCTGGCTTGGGGACAAGGACCCAGCAACAGAGTGATGAAGAGGGAGTTCTCTTTTGTATCACTTAAAAGATGTTTATGGACTCACTGAATCAGATACTGGATATACAAAGTCTCTGCCCTCACAGAGCAATCTAATGGATATGGCAAGATGATAAGCaacaatagtgtgtgtgtgtgtgtgtgtgtgtgtgtgtgtgtgtgttttcccaggAATGTTGGGCAGTAGAGATCACTTACCAAAAATAATTTCAACAGAGGAATTCTCACCAAATGTCAATGTTTAAGCACTAGTCACCCaaaatctattatttttttaaaatttttatttataaaatgaaaacacagacaagaccataggataagagggatacagttcccaccaccagaactccatatcccatcacctcccctgataactttcctattctttatccctctgggagtatggacccagggtcattacagggtggagaaggtggaaggtctggcttctgtaattgcttccccgctgaacatgaactttgacaggttgagccatactcctagcctttctctctctttccctcgtggggcagagctctggagaagtgtgaCTCcatgacatattggtggggtcgtctgcccagggaagtcaggttggcatcatggtagcatctggaacctgttggatgaaaaaagagttaacatataaagccatacaaattgtcgactaagcatgaacctaaaggctgg encodes the following:
- the LY6G5C gene encoding lymphocyte antigen 6 complex locus protein G5c — protein: MAGPGSNWNLGLLGLQSIPRVLHMILLIVLTRMSLVFGQLMPIYQDIAQPAQLPKYLRCYRCLLETKEIGCLLGSDICLAPPGSSCMTLYIKNSTGSEILVSDCRRKEQMSDCSYTRASPVVGFWMFSRCCFMNFCNNPQNRVNYFT